In one Mycobacteroides chelonae genomic region, the following are encoded:
- a CDS encoding 3-oxo-5-alpha-steroid 4-dehydrogenase translates to MHWYTGNTTYDTVLTAAFCFAAFVIIGGLFAQSSYGRFSTTKLGLNLNPKLGWWLMEIPATAVFLVCYLTGPARFEPTSVVLAGIWLLHYANRGWYFPLAIRQVPGKRSTFNVSVVVMGMLVTSMHGYLNGTLFSHDFFGQYNRAWLHDPRFLLGLAVYLCGFTLLLSSESIVRNLRDKKNPGGAEYRIPFGGGFRFVTSPAYLGELIAWSGFALLTWALPGVVILLITAGNLIPRALATHRWYQEKFTDYPAERKALLPYLL, encoded by the coding sequence ATGCACTGGTACACCGGCAACACCACGTACGACACCGTGCTGACGGCGGCCTTCTGTTTCGCGGCGTTCGTGATCATCGGAGGTCTTTTCGCCCAGAGCTCGTACGGGCGATTCTCCACGACGAAGCTCGGCCTCAATCTGAACCCGAAACTCGGCTGGTGGCTGATGGAGATTCCGGCGACCGCGGTGTTTCTCGTCTGCTATCTGACCGGACCTGCTCGTTTCGAGCCCACGTCAGTGGTTCTCGCCGGAATATGGCTGCTGCACTACGCCAACCGCGGCTGGTACTTCCCGCTCGCCATCCGCCAGGTACCCGGCAAGCGCAGTACGTTCAACGTCTCGGTGGTGGTCATGGGCATGCTCGTCACGTCGATGCACGGATACCTCAACGGAACCCTTTTCAGCCACGACTTCTTCGGGCAGTACAACCGTGCCTGGCTGCACGACCCGCGATTCCTACTCGGCCTGGCCGTCTATCTGTGCGGCTTCACGCTGCTACTCAGTTCGGAGTCGATCGTGCGAAACCTGCGCGACAAGAAGAACCCCGGCGGCGCCGAGTATCGCATCCCGTTCGGCGGCGGCTTCCGATTCGTCACCAGTCCGGCATATCTGGGCGAGCTGATCGCCTGGTCCGGCTTCGCCCTGCTCACCTGGGCTCTCCCCGGCGTCGTCATCCTGTTGATCACGGCCGGCAATCTGATCCCACGCGCATTGGCCACCCACCGCTGGTATCAGGAGAAGTTCACCGACTATCCGGCCGAGCGAAAAGCTCTGCTCCCCTACCTCCTATGA
- the metK gene encoding methionine adenosyltransferase produces MSSAGRLFTSESVTEGHPDKICDAISDSILDALLAQDPKSRVAVETLVTTGQVHVAGEVTTSAYADIPKIVRDRVLEIGYDSSSKGFDGHSCGVNIAIGAQSPDIAQGVDTAHEARVEGAADPLDAQGAGDQGLMFGYAINDTPELMPLPIALAHRLARRLTEVRKDGLLPYLRPDGKTQVTIEYDGHKAVRLDTVVLSTQHAADIDLENLLTPDIREKVVNTVLDELEQESLDISDYRLLVNPTGKFVLGGPMGDAGLTGRKIIVDTYGGWARHGGGAFSGKDPSKVDRSAAYAMRWVAKNVVAAGLADRVEVQVAYAIGKAAPVGLFVDTFGTNTVDQAKIQKAINEVFDLRPGAIIRDLDLLRPIYAQTAAYGHFGRTDIDLPWERTDRVDALKSAI; encoded by the coding sequence GTGAGCTCAGCGGGACGGCTTTTCACCAGTGAATCGGTGACCGAAGGGCACCCGGACAAGATCTGTGATGCCATCAGCGACTCGATTCTCGACGCGCTGCTCGCACAGGACCCCAAGTCCCGGGTCGCGGTGGAGACGCTGGTGACCACCGGTCAGGTCCACGTCGCCGGCGAGGTCACCACCTCCGCCTACGCCGACATCCCCAAGATCGTGCGCGATCGCGTGCTGGAGATCGGCTACGACTCGTCGTCCAAGGGCTTCGACGGGCACTCCTGCGGTGTGAACATCGCCATCGGTGCTCAGTCTCCCGATATCGCGCAGGGCGTCGACACCGCTCACGAGGCCCGTGTGGAGGGTGCCGCTGATCCCCTCGACGCCCAGGGCGCCGGAGACCAGGGTCTGATGTTCGGGTATGCCATCAACGACACTCCCGAGCTCATGCCGTTGCCCATCGCGCTGGCGCACCGCCTCGCGCGGCGTCTGACCGAAGTCCGCAAGGACGGCCTGCTGCCGTACCTGCGCCCCGACGGCAAGACCCAGGTCACCATCGAGTACGACGGCCACAAGGCCGTGCGGCTGGATACCGTTGTGCTCTCGACGCAGCATGCTGCGGACATCGACCTGGAAAACCTGCTCACTCCGGATATCCGCGAGAAGGTCGTCAACACGGTTCTGGACGAGCTTGAGCAGGAATCGCTGGACATCTCCGACTACCGGCTGCTGGTCAACCCGACCGGAAAGTTCGTGCTGGGTGGTCCGATGGGTGACGCCGGCCTGACCGGCCGCAAGATCATCGTCGACACCTACGGCGGCTGGGCCCGCCACGGCGGCGGTGCGTTCTCCGGTAAGGACCCGTCAAAGGTGGACCGGTCGGCTGCGTACGCCATGCGCTGGGTCGCCAAGAACGTGGTGGCTGCCGGGCTGGCGGATCGCGTCGAGGTGCAGGTCGCCTACGCCATCGGCAAGGCCGCCCCGGTGGGCCTGTTCGTCGACACCTTCGGCACCAACACGGTCGACCAGGCCAAGATCCAGAAGGCCATCAACGAGGTATTCGATCTGCGTCCGGGTGCGATCATCCGCGATCTGGATCTGCTGCGACCGATCTACGCGCAGACTGCCGCATACGGCCACTTCGGCCGCACCGACATCGACCTGCCGTGGGAGCGCACCGATCGGGTCGATGCGCTCAAGTCCGCCATCTAG
- the coaBC gene encoding bifunctional phosphopantothenoylcysteine decarboxylase/phosphopantothenate--cysteine ligase CoaBC, with the protein MSRIIVGVGGGIAAYKACTVVRQLAEAGHSVRVVPTESALQFVGAATFEALSGEPARTGVFDDVPQVPHVRLGQDADLVVVAPATADLLARAATGRADDLLTATLLTARCPVLFAPAMHTEMWQHPATQQNVATLRSHGAVVLEPASGRLTGADTGPGRLPEAEEITTLAQLLLARADALPHDLAGVRVLVTAGGTREPLDPVRFIGNRSSGKQGYAIARVAAQRGAEVTLIAGHTVGLPDPAGVDVVHISSAAQLQDAVTKHAPAAEVLIMAAAVADFRPAHVATSKIKKSHGADGENPVDAPIELLRNADVLAGVVRARSDGQLPRMRAIVGFAAETGDANGDVLFHARAKLTRKGCDLLVVNAVGEGRAFEVDSNDGWLLSAQPGGEIAEVVLEHGTKVLMASRIVDAVAGLCQ; encoded by the coding sequence GTGTCGCGGATCATCGTCGGAGTAGGCGGGGGAATCGCCGCTTACAAGGCCTGCACTGTGGTGCGCCAACTCGCGGAGGCCGGACACAGCGTCCGGGTCGTACCGACCGAGTCGGCCCTGCAGTTCGTGGGTGCCGCCACCTTTGAGGCGCTCTCCGGTGAGCCGGCGCGAACCGGGGTGTTCGACGATGTTCCGCAGGTCCCGCATGTGCGGCTCGGGCAGGACGCGGACCTTGTCGTGGTCGCTCCTGCCACTGCCGATCTTTTGGCCCGCGCGGCCACTGGCCGTGCCGACGATCTACTGACCGCAACCCTGCTGACCGCGCGTTGTCCGGTCCTGTTCGCGCCCGCGATGCACACGGAGATGTGGCAGCACCCCGCAACGCAGCAGAATGTGGCGACATTGCGGAGCCATGGGGCTGTGGTCTTAGAGCCCGCGTCAGGACGCCTTACCGGCGCGGACACCGGTCCGGGCCGCCTTCCCGAGGCCGAGGAAATCACGACCCTGGCCCAGCTGCTGCTGGCGCGAGCCGATGCTCTCCCGCACGATCTGGCAGGTGTGCGCGTCCTGGTCACGGCCGGTGGCACCCGGGAGCCTCTGGATCCCGTGCGCTTTATCGGAAACCGCAGTTCCGGTAAGCAGGGATACGCGATCGCGCGGGTGGCCGCACAGCGCGGCGCCGAGGTCACGCTCATCGCGGGCCATACCGTCGGGTTGCCCGACCCGGCCGGAGTCGACGTCGTGCACATCAGCTCTGCCGCGCAATTACAGGATGCGGTGACCAAACACGCGCCGGCGGCCGAGGTGTTGATCATGGCGGCCGCCGTGGCCGATTTCCGGCCCGCGCACGTTGCGACCAGCAAGATCAAAAAGAGCCACGGTGCTGACGGTGAGAATCCCGTCGATGCGCCCATCGAGTTACTGCGTAACGCCGACGTGTTGGCGGGGGTGGTCCGTGCGCGCTCAGACGGACAGCTGCCCAGGATGCGGGCCATCGTCGGGTTTGCGGCCGAAACCGGTGACGCCAACGGCGACGTACTGTTCCACGCCCGCGCCAAGCTGACGCGCAAGGGCTGTGATCTGTTGGTAGTCAACGCAGTTGGCGAGGGGCGAGCCTTTGAGGTGGATAGCAACGATGGATGGCTGCTGTCCGCTCAACCTGGTGGTGAGATCGCCGAAGTCGTGTTGGAGCACGGCACCAAAGTTCTGATGGCAAGCCGTATTGTGGATGCCGTCGCCGGACTTTGTCAGTGA
- the rpoZ gene encoding DNA-directed RNA polymerase subunit omega: protein MSTSQTDVIVEPGTESYDAALDTPLGITNPPIDELLARTSSKYALVIYAAKRARQINDYYNQLGDGILEYVGPLVEPGLQEKPLSIALREIHGDLLEHTEGE from the coding sequence GTGAGCACCTCCCAGACTGACGTCATCGTCGAACCGGGCACCGAAAGCTACGACGCCGCGCTCGACACGCCGCTGGGTATCACCAACCCGCCGATCGACGAGCTGCTGGCGCGGACTTCGAGCAAGTACGCGCTCGTGATCTACGCAGCCAAGCGTGCACGTCAGATCAACGACTACTACAACCAGCTGGGCGACGGCATCCTCGAGTACGTGGGGCCGCTGGTCGAGCCGGGTCTGCAGGAGAAGCCGCTGTCGATCGCTCTGCGCGAGATCCACGGCGACCTGCTTGAGCACACCGAAGGCGAGTAG
- the gmk gene encoding guanylate kinase, whose protein sequence is MTASTRGRVVVLSGPSAVGKSTVVHRLRDDVDGLFFSVSATTRAPRPGEVDGVDYHFVTTEEFQRLIDTGALLEWADIHGGLQRSGTPAAPVHEAMEAGRPTLIEVDLAGARAIKAVLPQALTVFLSPPSWDALVQRLTGRGTESEAVIARRLETAEVEMAAQSDFDVVVVNDQLENACAQLVSLLVGR, encoded by the coding sequence ATGACAGCTTCGACGAGGGGCCGGGTAGTAGTCCTATCCGGCCCCTCGGCCGTCGGTAAGTCCACCGTGGTGCATCGGTTACGCGATGACGTGGATGGTCTTTTCTTCAGCGTCTCCGCCACCACCAGGGCCCCCAGGCCCGGTGAGGTGGACGGCGTGGACTATCACTTCGTCACCACGGAGGAGTTCCAGCGGCTCATTGACACCGGTGCGCTGCTGGAATGGGCCGATATTCACGGCGGCTTGCAGCGTTCAGGAACCCCTGCGGCGCCTGTTCACGAGGCGATGGAGGCCGGCCGGCCGACCCTCATCGAGGTCGATCTGGCCGGTGCCCGCGCCATCAAGGCGGTACTTCCGCAGGCGCTGACCGTCTTCCTGTCGCCACCGAGCTGGGATGCGCTGGTGCAGCGGCTTACCGGCCGGGGCACCGAATCGGAGGCCGTGATCGCCCGACGATTGGAAACCGCCGAGGTCGAAATGGCGGCTCAAAGCGACTTTGATGTCGTCGTCGTCAATGACCAGTTGGAAAATGCCTGCGCACAGTTGGTATCGTTATTGGTCGGACGTTAA
- the mihF gene encoding integration host factor, actinobacterial type: MALPQLTDEQRAAALAKAAAARRARAELKEKLKKGGTNLKQVLKDAETDEVLGKMKVSALLEALPKVGKVKAQEIMTELEIAPTRRLRGLGDRQRKALLERFDFS; encoded by the coding sequence GTGGCCCTTCCACAGTTGACTGACGAGCAGCGTGCCGCCGCGTTGGCGAAGGCGGCTGCCGCCCGCCGCGCCCGGGCCGAGCTCAAGGAGAAGCTCAAGAAAGGCGGCACCAATCTCAAGCAGGTGCTCAAGGACGCCGAGACCGACGAGGTCCTCGGCAAGATGAAGGTTTCCGCACTGCTGGAAGCCCTGCCCAAGGTCGGCAAGGTCAAGGCGCAGGAGATCATGACCGAGCTGGAGATCGCCCCGACCCGCCGTCTGCGCGGCCTCGGCGACCGTCAGCGCAAGGCGCTGCTGGAGCGGTTCGACTTCTCCTGA
- a CDS encoding acyltransferase family protein: MGDSTRPSRERDRVLDAVRLVSLATVVAYHVLAGSPTIVKGKPAMSANYNVHWLFWLIPLMPLFFFAGAAANLHSWESGRSWGQFLMSRTTRLFRPVFYFLVFVALVTTLLRITMGNSRQLLYLEMRHIELLWYVGAYLLTLAFMPWLARIRTGRQLGWFIATMCLLTALVDTISVVTDTWVMTGWINMIFMWLVPAALGIAYQRALVPRRVAVAAAAVALGVTVALAILGPYPSGLIANMPPTLLLAVSAILECMLVIAFAPAINRWLQGARTWRFLQVCSSGSMTIYLWHWVVTFLLSYGVYLALRIGLVSPRDAWYWPGNVLRLVIVCAIVAVFFVPLRATERRALPWWDRPVPSMSTRRDIAVGVLVLIGAILTLVYTRIYVINPLWGGFTPIGRWVVVASLIPLAAARALCRNPLHSNANSSENQFSLAHSARR, translated from the coding sequence ATGGGTGATTCCACGCGCCCATCACGTGAGCGTGATCGGGTATTGGATGCCGTGAGGCTCGTGTCACTGGCCACCGTCGTGGCCTATCACGTCCTCGCGGGCAGCCCCACTATCGTCAAGGGCAAACCAGCCATGTCCGCGAATTACAACGTGCATTGGCTATTCTGGCTGATCCCGTTGATGCCCCTGTTCTTTTTTGCGGGTGCAGCAGCAAATCTCCATTCCTGGGAATCCGGCAGGTCCTGGGGGCAGTTTCTGATGAGCCGGACGACGCGGCTTTTTCGCCCGGTGTTCTACTTCCTCGTCTTCGTCGCACTGGTGACCACCTTGCTGCGCATCACCATGGGCAATTCCAGACAACTCCTGTATCTCGAGATGCGACATATCGAGCTGCTTTGGTACGTCGGCGCGTATCTGCTGACACTTGCGTTCATGCCGTGGCTGGCCCGCATTCGCACCGGACGCCAACTGGGCTGGTTCATCGCGACGATGTGCCTGCTCACAGCCCTGGTGGACACCATCAGCGTGGTCACCGATACCTGGGTGATGACGGGTTGGATCAACATGATCTTCATGTGGTTGGTACCCGCCGCATTGGGTATCGCCTATCAGCGCGCCCTGGTCCCCCGCCGGGTCGCCGTGGCGGCCGCGGCCGTCGCATTGGGTGTCACCGTCGCATTGGCCATCCTGGGGCCCTATCCGTCCGGGCTGATCGCCAACATGCCGCCGACTCTGCTGCTCGCGGTCAGCGCCATTCTCGAATGCATGCTGGTCATCGCTTTCGCCCCGGCCATCAACCGCTGGCTGCAGGGGGCGCGGACATGGAGGTTCCTCCAGGTCTGCAGTAGCGGCAGCATGACGATCTACCTATGGCATTGGGTGGTGACGTTCCTGCTGTCCTACGGGGTTTACCTGGCCCTTCGCATCGGACTGGTAAGCCCTCGCGACGCCTGGTACTGGCCTGGGAACGTACTGCGGCTGGTCATCGTCTGCGCCATCGTGGCCGTGTTCTTCGTCCCACTGCGGGCCACAGAACGTCGTGCGCTGCCGTGGTGGGACCGTCCGGTGCCCTCGATGAGCACGAGACGCGATATCGCGGTCGGTGTCCTGGTGCTGATCGGCGCGATACTGACGCTGGTCTACACCCGGATCTATGTGATCAATCCGCTCTGGGGTGGGTTCACGCCCATTGGACGCTGGGTGGTGGTGGCGTCCCTGATACCGCTGGCGGCCGCACGCGCACTGTGCCGAAACCCATTGCACAGCAATGCGAATAGTTCAGAGAACCAATTCTCGCTTGCTCATTCGGCACGCAGATAG
- the pyrF gene encoding orotidine-5'-phosphate decarboxylase → MTFGARLQAATASRGPLCVGIDPHPELLRAWGLNADASGLARFSDICVEAFADVAIVKPQVAFFETYGAAGYSVLERTIAGLREAGVLLLADAKRGDIGSTMAAYAQAWLGDSPLSSDAVTASPYLGFGSLSPLLDLARERDRGVFVLAATSNPEAPPVQRARAGELTVAQAMVDQVAALNAKGAGPGSVGVVVGVTVTDPPDLSSIGGPVLVPGLGAQGGKPEDLRGLGGAPGSLLLPAVSREVLREGPDVTALRAAVSRLRDSVAYLRAE, encoded by the coding sequence GTGACCTTCGGCGCACGGCTGCAGGCGGCCACCGCATCCCGTGGCCCGCTGTGTGTGGGCATCGATCCGCATCCTGAGCTGCTACGCGCCTGGGGGCTAAACGCCGATGCGTCGGGTCTGGCCCGGTTCAGCGATATCTGTGTGGAGGCCTTCGCCGACGTGGCGATCGTCAAGCCGCAGGTGGCGTTCTTCGAAACCTATGGTGCTGCAGGGTATTCGGTGCTCGAACGGACCATCGCGGGGCTCCGCGAGGCTGGTGTGCTGTTGCTGGCCGATGCCAAGCGCGGGGACATCGGCTCGACGATGGCCGCATACGCACAGGCTTGGCTGGGTGATTCACCGTTGAGCTCCGACGCGGTCACGGCCTCGCCGTATCTGGGCTTCGGATCGTTGTCTCCGCTGCTGGACCTGGCGCGTGAACGTGACCGCGGCGTCTTTGTCCTTGCCGCGACCTCCAATCCCGAGGCGCCCCCGGTGCAGCGCGCACGCGCCGGGGAGCTGACCGTCGCACAGGCGATGGTGGACCAGGTGGCCGCGTTGAACGCGAAGGGGGCCGGTCCGGGATCTGTGGGTGTCGTGGTCGGGGTCACCGTCACCGATCCGCCGGATCTGTCGTCGATCGGCGGCCCCGTACTTGTTCCGGGGCTTGGGGCACAGGGCGGTAAGCCCGAGGATCTGCGTGGCTTGGGTGGGGCTCCGGGATCGCTGTTGCTACCGGCGGTCTCGCGTGAGGTGCTGCGCGAGGGGCCCGACGTCACAGCGCTGCGTGCGGCCGTGTCGAGGCTGCGGGACAGCGTCGCCTATCTGCGTGCCGAATGA
- the carB gene encoding carbamoyl-phosphate synthase large subunit, which produces MPRRTDLNHILVIGSGPIVIGQACEFDYSGTQACRVLRSEGLQVSLVNSNPATIMTDPEYADNTYVEPITAEFVEKVLAAQAEKGNKIDALLPTLGGQTALNTAVALYENGALDRYNVELIGANFEAIQRGEDRQRFKDIVAKVGGESAKSRVCFTMDEVRDTVADLGLPVVVRPSFTMGGLGSGMAYTPEDVERMAGEGLSASPSANVLIEESIYGWKEFELELMRDSRDNVVVVCSIENVDPMGVHTGDSVTVAPAMTLTDREYQKMRDLGIAILREVGVDTGGCNIQFAINPRDGRLIVIEMNPRVSRSSALASKATGFPIAKIAAKLAIGYTLDEIVNDITKETPACFEPTLDYVVVKAPRFAFEKFPGADATLTTTMKSVGEAMSLGRNFAEALGKVMRSLETSAAGFWTDNASPIEDLDTFLQELRVPRDGRLYGIEHALGAGVSVEQVAEITGVDPWFVEEIAQIHQLGTELREAPILDEELLRRAKHYGLSDRQIAALRPELAGEDGVRSLRHRMGIRPVYKTVDTCAAEFEAKTPYHYSSYELDPAAESEVAPQTERPKVLILGSGPNRIGQGIEFDYSCVHAATTLSQAGFETIMVNCNPETVSTDYDTADRLYFEPLTFEDVLEVFHAENESGRGGPGVVGVIVQLGGQTPLGLAKRLADAGVPVVGTSPAAIDRAEDRGVFGDLLVSAGLPAPRFGTATTFEQARQIASDIGYPVLVRPSYVLGGRGMEIVYDEDTLHGYITRATQLSPEHPVLVDRFLEDAIEIDVDALCDGTEVYLGGVMEHIEEAGIHSGDSACALPPVTLGRSDIEKVRNATEAIAHGIGVVGLLNVQYALKDDVLYVLEANPRASRTVPFVSKATAVPLAKACSRIMLGATIAGLREEGLLPADGDGATLPPGAPVAVKEAVLPFHRFRKADGSQVDSLLGPEMKSTGEVMGIDADFGSAFAKSQTAAYGSLPKEGTIFVSVANRDKRSLVFPVKRLADLGFKVLATEGTAEMLRRNGIPCEEVRKHYQGAEDGLPPRSSVDVIKAGEVAMVINTPYGNSGPRVDGYEIRSAAVSMNIPCITTVQGASAAVQGIEAGIRGDIGVRSLQELHAGLR; this is translated from the coding sequence ATGCCACGTCGCACAGACCTCAACCACATCCTGGTCATCGGTTCTGGCCCCATTGTGATCGGCCAGGCCTGCGAGTTCGACTACTCGGGCACCCAGGCCTGCCGTGTGCTGCGGTCAGAGGGGCTCCAGGTCAGTCTCGTCAACTCGAACCCGGCGACGATCATGACCGACCCGGAGTACGCCGACAACACCTACGTCGAGCCGATCACCGCTGAGTTTGTCGAGAAAGTCCTTGCCGCACAAGCGGAGAAGGGCAACAAGATCGACGCGCTGTTGCCCACGCTGGGCGGCCAGACCGCGTTGAACACCGCGGTCGCGCTCTACGAGAACGGTGCACTCGACCGGTACAACGTGGAGCTCATCGGCGCCAACTTCGAGGCAATCCAGCGCGGCGAGGACAGGCAGCGGTTCAAGGACATCGTCGCGAAGGTCGGCGGCGAGTCGGCGAAGTCCCGCGTCTGTTTCACCATGGACGAGGTCCGCGACACCGTCGCCGACCTCGGGCTGCCGGTCGTGGTGCGCCCGTCCTTCACCATGGGTGGCTTGGGCTCCGGCATGGCCTACACCCCCGAGGATGTCGAGCGGATGGCGGGCGAGGGACTCTCGGCGTCCCCGTCGGCGAATGTGCTGATCGAGGAATCCATCTACGGCTGGAAGGAATTCGAGCTCGAGCTGATGCGCGACAGCCGCGACAACGTGGTGGTCGTGTGCTCGATCGAGAACGTCGATCCGATGGGCGTGCACACCGGAGACTCGGTGACAGTGGCTCCGGCGATGACGCTGACCGACCGCGAGTATCAGAAGATGCGTGACCTGGGTATCGCGATCCTGCGCGAGGTCGGCGTGGACACCGGCGGCTGCAACATCCAGTTCGCCATCAACCCGCGCGACGGTCGCCTCATCGTCATCGAGATGAACCCACGCGTATCGCGCTCCAGCGCGTTGGCCTCCAAGGCAACCGGATTCCCCATCGCCAAGATCGCGGCCAAGCTGGCGATCGGGTACACGCTCGACGAGATCGTGAACGACATCACAAAGGAGACCCCGGCCTGTTTCGAGCCGACTCTGGACTACGTCGTCGTCAAGGCCCCGCGATTCGCCTTCGAGAAGTTCCCCGGCGCCGACGCCACCTTGACCACCACCATGAAATCGGTGGGTGAGGCAATGTCCCTGGGGCGCAACTTCGCTGAGGCACTCGGGAAGGTCATGCGCTCGCTGGAGACCTCCGCGGCGGGCTTCTGGACCGACAACGCCAGCCCCATCGAGGATCTGGACACGTTCCTGCAGGAGCTGCGGGTGCCACGTGACGGGCGGCTCTACGGTATCGAACACGCGCTGGGTGCCGGTGTCTCCGTTGAGCAGGTGGCCGAGATCACCGGTGTCGACCCGTGGTTCGTGGAAGAGATCGCGCAGATTCACCAGCTCGGTACCGAGTTGCGCGAGGCGCCGATCCTTGACGAGGAACTGCTGCGCAGGGCCAAGCACTACGGGCTCTCGGATCGCCAGATCGCCGCACTCCGGCCGGAATTGGCGGGGGAGGACGGGGTGCGATCGTTGCGCCACCGGATGGGAATCCGGCCGGTGTACAAGACAGTCGACACCTGCGCCGCCGAATTCGAGGCCAAGACCCCGTACCACTATTCGAGCTACGAGCTGGATCCGGCCGCGGAGTCGGAGGTGGCCCCGCAGACCGAGCGGCCCAAGGTGCTCATCCTCGGGTCGGGCCCCAACCGCATCGGCCAGGGTATCGAGTTCGACTACAGCTGCGTGCACGCGGCAACCACGTTGTCGCAGGCCGGATTCGAGACCATCATGGTCAACTGCAACCCGGAAACGGTGTCCACCGACTATGACACCGCCGACCGCCTGTACTTCGAACCGCTGACATTCGAGGATGTGCTGGAGGTGTTCCACGCCGAAAATGAGTCCGGCCGCGGTGGACCGGGTGTCGTCGGTGTGATCGTGCAGCTCGGCGGACAGACCCCGCTGGGGCTGGCGAAGCGTTTGGCCGATGCCGGCGTGCCGGTGGTGGGCACCAGCCCGGCGGCCATCGATCGCGCCGAGGACCGGGGCGTGTTCGGGGATCTGCTGGTGTCGGCCGGTCTGCCGGCGCCTCGATTCGGCACCGCGACGACCTTCGAGCAGGCCAGGCAGATCGCCTCCGATATCGGTTACCCGGTGCTGGTGCGACCGTCCTACGTGCTGGGTGGACGGGGTATGGAGATCGTCTACGACGAGGACACCCTGCACGGCTACATCACGCGGGCCACCCAGCTCTCACCCGAGCACCCCGTGCTCGTCGACCGTTTCCTCGAGGATGCCATCGAGATCGATGTCGACGCGTTGTGCGATGGCACCGAGGTTTACCTCGGCGGCGTCATGGAGCACATCGAGGAGGCCGGTATTCACTCCGGCGACTCGGCGTGCGCGCTACCGCCGGTAACCCTGGGCCGCAGCGATATCGAAAAGGTTCGCAATGCCACCGAGGCCATCGCGCATGGAATCGGAGTCGTGGGCCTGCTCAATGTGCAGTACGCGCTCAAGGACGATGTGCTGTACGTCCTGGAGGCCAACCCACGTGCGAGCCGAACGGTTCCATTCGTGTCGAAGGCCACCGCGGTTCCGTTGGCCAAGGCGTGCTCACGGATCATGCTGGGCGCCACCATTGCCGGTCTGCGCGAGGAAGGACTGCTGCCCGCTGACGGCGACGGCGCCACCCTGCCGCCGGGCGCTCCGGTAGCGGTCAAGGAGGCCGTGCTGCCGTTCCACCGTTTCCGCAAGGCGGATGGCAGCCAGGTGGATTCCCTGCTCGGGCCGGAGATGAAGTCCACCGGCGAGGTCATGGGCATCGACGCCGACTTCGGTAGCGCGTTCGCCAAGAGCCAGACCGCCGCGTACGGGTCGTTGCCGAAGGAGGGCACGATCTTCGTCTCGGTGGCCAATCGCGACAAGCGCTCCCTGGTGTTCCCGGTGAAGCGACTGGCCGATCTCGGATTCAAGGTGCTCGCGACCGAAGGTACGGCAGAAATGCTGCGCCGTAACGGAATACCGTGCGAAGAGGTGCGCAAGCACTATCAGGGCGCCGAGGACGGATTGCCCCCTCGGTCCTCGGTCGACGTCATCAAGGCCGGTGAGGTCGCGATGGTCATCAACACCCCGTACGGGAACTCCGGCCCCCGCGTCGACGGATACGAGATCCGTTCGGCCGCGGTGTCGATGAACATTCCATGCATCACCACGGTGCAGGGTGCGTCGGCCGCGGTGCAGGGGATCGAGGCGGGTATCCGTGGGGATATCGGCGTGCGGTCGCTGCAGGAACTCCACGCGGGCTTGCGGTGA